A stretch of DNA from Arthrobacter jiangjiafuii:
TCTCGGTGCTGCGGCAACCGGAAGAGCAGGTAACCAGCCGAGGCGACGAACAGGGCGATGATGCCCAGGATGACAGGCAGTGGGGCATCCCGCCAGAACATGGCGAACAGCAGCAACAGGACCGGTCCGCCCAAGGCGCCCATCCAGGCCAGGACCACCAGCGGCTCGCCGGTGCTGAACGGGGGTGGCTCGGGAGGAACAAACTCTCCCTCCGACTCAAGCTCCCCGGGCTCGTCATAATCGCGCGGCCCGCGCGGTGACAGCGGCCTCAGGGGCTGGTTCTCGAAGATGGCCCGTGTGCGCTCCGCGGCGGAACGGGGGGAGTCCGGTATGGAATCAGGCGCAGCCCCGGGGTTTGCCGGTTCATGCGGATCGGTTCCGGTTCCGGTCCCGGAGCCGGGGGCGGTGGCGCGGCTGCCGTCGGGGTTGGTGCGGCCGCCGTGCGTTTCATCCGCGGGCATGTCCTGGAGCCTGGCGACCAGATCCAGCCAGGCCGCTTCGTCGGTGGATTCATTGTGTTCGGGTTCGCGGTCTTTCATGCTGCGGCACCTGCGCTGATCCGTTGGATGAACTGGTGGGTACGGTCGAAAACCAGGGGAGCGTCGTGGTCCATGGTGGCCACGTGATAGCTGTTTTCCAGGGCCACCACCTCGAGACGGTTCCCGAGCCGCCGGCGCAGCACCTCCATACTGGATTCGGGCACCACCGGATCCACGGTGGAGCGAAACACCAGGACCGGGGCGGTAATCAGGGGCAGCGTCGTCGTCGTGTCCCGGAAGAGCCGCAGAAGCTGGTGCACTCCGCCCACCGGCGTCCGGGCGTAAGCTCCCTCATCCTGGCCTTCCAGCTTGATGGAGTTGGCGATGGCCGGCACCGACCGCATGATGTATTTCAACCAGCCCGCGTGACGGGCGCGCGGATCATCGATTGTCAGCCCGGGATTCACCACTGCCACCCCCGCCACCGGCCGGTGGGCGGCCAAACGCAGGGCCAGCGTTCCGCCCATCGAGAGGCCGGCCACAACCACCCGGTCCGTTCGCCCCTGCAACTGTTCATAGGCGGCGTCGTACGCTCCATACCATCGCTCCCAGGATGTTCGGGCGAGCTCCTGCCAGGTAGTGCCGTGGCCCGGCAGCAGCGGCAGGCTAACCGCGTAGCCCTGATCGGAGAGGTGCCGCGCCCAGGCGGCAAGGCTGACCGGAGACCCGGTGAACCCATGGCTCAGGAGCACGCCGGTGGAGGCGTTGCCGCCATGCCCCGCAGAGGAAAAGGCGCCCGCGCCCGGTAGGGAAGTCATATCTCTATGGTTGCATTAGGCCGCCGGTTTTCCACCCCTGCGACGCCCAAAGTTGCCCCCTCTGGAAGGTCGAAATACAGCCTCGGCGGGTAGGCGCATAGAGTAGGAGGTGGGAAACCACTAAAGGTCCCCCTGATTTGTTGTGTCCGGACAGGAGAGCTGGCTTACGTGTTCTATTGGGTGATGAAGACCATTTTCATCGGGCCGGTGGTCAATCTGCTCTTCAGGCCTTGGGTCAAAGGCATGGATAACGTGCCTGAAACCGGGCCGGCCGTGCTGGTGAGCAACCATTTGTCCTTCTCGGATTCGATCTTCCTGCCGTTGGCGGTGCCGCGCCCGGTGAGCTTCCTGGCGAAGTCGGAATACTTCACCGGCAAGGGCCTCAAGGGTAAACTCACCGCTGCCTTCTTCCGGCTCGCCAACCAGCTTCCGATGGACCGCTCCGGTGGGGCAGCATCCGCCAGTTCCCTGAATGCCGGCGTTGACGTCCTGGAAAACGGCGGGCTCCTGGGCATTTACCCCGAGGGCACACGCAGCCCGGACGGCAGGCTCTACCGCGGCAAGACCGGTGTGGCGAAGCTGGTGCTCCAAACCGGGGTTCCGGTCATCCCGGTGGCCATGATCGGTACGGACAAGGTCCAGCCGATCGGCCGCAAGATCCCCAATATCCGCCGCATCGGCATCATCGTCGGTGAGCCGCTGGACTTCTCCCGGTATGCCGGGATGGAGAACGACCGGTTCATCCAGCGCTCCGTCACCGACGAGATCATGTACGAACTGATGCGTCTGTCCGGCCAGGAATATGTCGACGTTTACGCCAGCACCATGAAGGAAAAGCAGGCTGCAGCGCGAAAGGTTTCCAAGGGGGCCGAAGCACGCAGCGCGGCGGTACGCCTGCCGGAATCCGAAGCCGGGTCGGCCGGATCCGCTGAGGCGGCGTCCACGCAGGAGACTGCCGGCGGGCCCGGCGGGGCGCGCACGCGCAAGTCGGTCCGGAAGCCCGGAACCGTCACGTCTATCGGGCGCCGGAATCCGAAGCCGAAGGCGGAGGGCATCGAGCCCGAAGACACGGAGCCCCACAGCGCCTAGCCCGGCGCATGTTGCGCCCCGGAGAGGCCACGTTACGTCCGGCCACGCCGGTCTTCTGCCCCGACACCCTTATGCAAGTACGCTTAAAGGCGTGACTTACACTCCTGTTGACGACGCCTTTGATTCATCCATCACCGCCCGTCCGGGTGCTGCGGATTATCCCGGCCTGGATGACTGGCGGACCCTGCCTGTCAAGCAGCAGCCGACGTGGCAGGAGCACCGCGGCTATTCCGCCGCCATCGCCGAGCTGTCCAAGGTGCCGCCGCTGGTGTTTGCCGGCGAGGTGGACATCCTGAGGAGCCGCCTGGCCGCAGCCGCGCAGGGGGAAGCCTTTCTGTTGCAGGGCGGGGACTGCGCCGAGACCTTTGACGACGCCACAGCGGACAAGATCAGCGCCCGGGTGAAGACCATCCTGCAGATGGCCGTTGTCCTTACCTACGGCGCGTCGCTTCCGGTGATCAAGATGGGCCGCATGGCCGGCCAGTTCGCCAAGCCGCGTTCCTCCAACGACGAAACCCGGTCCGGGGTGACGCTGCCGGCTTACCGCGGGGACATGGTCAACGGCTACGACTTCACGCCCGAGTCCCGGGAACACGATCCGGCCCGGATGGTGCGCGCCTACCATACGTCGGCGTCCACCCTGAACCTCATCCGTGCCTTCACGCAGGGCGGCTTTGCCGATCTGCGGCTGGTCCACCATTGGAACAAGGGCTTCACCGCTAACCCGGCCCATTCGCGCTACGAATCCCTGGCCCGGGAGATCGACCGTGCCGTGCGCTTCATGGATGCCTGTGGAACCGACTTCGAGGCACTCAAACGCGTGGAGTTCTTCGCCAGCCACGAAGCGCTGCTGCTGGACTACGAGCGCGCCCTTACCCGCATCGACTCCCGCACCGGATTCCCCTACGACACATCCGCGCACTTCCTCTGGATCGGCGAACGCACCCGGGACCTGGACTCCGCCCACGTGGACTTCCTCTCCAAGGTCCGCAACCCGATCGGGGTCAAGCTGGGCCCGAACACCAAGCCCGAGGATGCACTGGCGCTGATCGACAAGCTCGACCCCGAGCGGGAGCCCGGCCGCCTGACCTTCATCACGCGCATGGGCGCACAGAACATCCGGGAAAAGCTCCCGCCGCTGGTGGAACGGGTCACCGCATCCGGTGCCAAGGTGCTGTGGGTCACGGATCCCATGCACGGCAACACTGTGACGTCCCCGAACGGCTACAAGACCCGCAACTTCGATGACGTCATGGACGAAGTCCGCGGCTTCTTCGAGGTGCACAACGCGCTGGGTACCTTCCCGGGCGGGCTGCACGTGGAAATGACGGGCGACGACGTCGCGGAGTGCCTGGGCGGAGCCGACCCGGTTGACCAGGAAGCCTTCGTTGAGGGCTATGAGTCAGTGTGCGACCCGCGGCTGAACCACATGCAGTCGCTCGAAATGGCGTTCCTCGTGGCTGGCGCGCTTTCCCGCAAGGGGCAGTAACCCAGAAGAAAAGTAACCCCAGAAGAAAGAGGGACGGCCGGAAAGCTCCGGCCGTCCCTCTTTTGGGTTCCTGTACCTAACCTCTCAGTACAGCTAGACAACCCGCAGGTTGATGACTGAACCCTCCGGGGCCGTGGAGCCGCCGCTGGGATCCTGGGACTGGATGATGCCCAGCAACCCGCCGAGCAGTTCACTGATCTGGACCTGGAAGCCCAGGCCTTCCAGCTGTGCCCGCGCCTCATCGGGGGACTGCCGGACGACGTTGGGGACTGACACCATGACCGGGCCCTTGGAGATGGTCAGGGCAACCGCGGAGCCGCGTTCGACCAGGCCCGACGCCGGCGCCTGGACAGCGACCGATCCAGCGGGAATCTCCCGGCTGTTCACCTGCGCCGGAAGGACGTCGGCGGTGAGGCCGGCGTTCTCCAGGAGCTGGACCGCTTCGTCCTGGGTCTTACCGACCACGGACGGGACTTGGACGGGAGCCGGTCCCAGGGACACCACCAGGTTCACCGCTGTATCGCGGCGCAGCTGTGTATCGGGGGCAGGAAACTGGCTGATGATTTTGCCCGTCTCCACCGTTTCGCTGTGCTCCTCGGTAACCGCCCCGACGGTGAGGCCGGCGTCGGTGATGTTCTCCGAACCCGCTTCCACGGTCCGCTGCACCACGTTGGGAACATCGAAGAGCTCCGGGCCCTTGCTGATCAGCAGGGTCAGCGGCTGGTAGCGCCGGATCTCCCCGGGGGCGTCGGGATCCGTCCCCACGGCCAGCCCGGCGGCAACAACCTCGTCATGGATCTCGTTGGTGGAATAGCGCAGGCCTTCCCCGCTGAGCAGTGCCTGCGCTGCTTCCTCTGACACATTGGCGACGTCGGGGATGGCCACCACCGCTCCGGGGCCGCGTCCGAAGAACCAGCCGGTAAACAGGGCGGCGGCAACCAGGAGCACGGCCAGCACCACGAGCAGGGCACCGCGCCGGCGGGGCCGTCCGCCGCGCAGGGATACCTCGGGGCGGTGCGCGTCCCGTGTGTCCCGGCGCTGTTCGGCCTTGAGGTCCCGGCGGGCCTGTCGTCGTTCGGCGCGGGAGGCGGGAGCGACGGCGTCGCCGGAAGGCTGGTGGTCGCCGTCATCGTAGCCGGCTGCGCCGTCGTCGTACTCAGTGCCTGCGGCACCTCCGGCGTACCCGGGGAACACCGACGTCGCGTTATCGGTGCGGCGGATCACTTCTGTGGGGTAGCTCCCCGCGCCCTGGTCCTGAACGCGTTCGGTGGCGCCGGCTGCGCTGAGAACCTCGGTGGCACCCGAGGGTGGGCGCGGCAGCGCGGTGGTGGCTGCGGAGTCCATGGCCTCGGTGGCGTTGGACCCGGTTCCGGCCGCGCCGCCGGCAGGCTCGGGGCAGTGGAAGTCCAGTTGCTCATCGCTCAGGGAGGTGCGGATGTGGCGGAGTTCGCCCAGGAGGGCCCTGCCATTCACCGGGCGGTTGTCCGGCTCCGGAGCAGTGCACCACTGGACCAGTTCATCCAGGTCTTCGGCGAGCCCCGGGCAGGCAACGGAGGGGGCCGGAACGGTGGAATGGACATGCTGGAAAGCGACCTGGATGGGCGCGGTACCGGTAAAGGGCTGCCGGCCCGTCAGCATCTCGTACAGCATGATGCCGACGGAATAGACGTCGCTGCGCTCGTCGGCTCCGGTGCCGGTGACCAGTTCCGGAGCGAGATAGGCCACGGTGCCCACGAGGGTGCCCGTGTTGGTGCTGGTGGATACGGCGCGGGCCAGGCCGAAGTCGGCGATCTTAATGCTGCCGTTGTCCGCGAGCAGCACGTTTTCGGGCTTCACGTCACGGTGGATCAGGCCGGCGTCGTGCGCTGCAGCCAATCCGTCCACCACGGCATCAAGGAGGGCCAGGGCCAGCCGCGGCGTCAGCCGTGTCCGGGTTTCGAGGAGTTCGCGCAGGGTTTTGCCCGGAACGTATTCCATCACCAGATAGGCCAGGTTGTCCGAGAATCCCTGGTCCAGCACGCCAACGACATGCGGGTGGGACAGGCGGGCCGCGGACTTGGCCTCCCGCTCGAAGCGGCCGAGGAAACCGCGGTCGGCGGCAAGGTGCGGGTCCAGGACCTTAAGGGCGACGTTCCGGTCCAGCCGCTGGTCAGTGGCCAGGTAGACCGTGGACATCCCGCCGCGGGCAATACGGGAGAGCACCAGGTAGCGCTCATCCACTACGGAGCCGACAAAGGGGTCATTCACGGGTTCATGCACTCTTTGATCCTACTTGCGCCGGAGGGCAGGGGCCGGATCGACACCCGATCCGCCCCCCTGCCCTCGCAGCTGCCAGCTGTTCTGCGTGCCGGCTACAGGAACGACTGCCGGTGGGCCAGCACCGACGCGACGTAGCCGCGGGTGTCGTCGTACATGCCCTGCGTGGTGACCGAATACTGCCCCTGGTAATAGGAGCCGATGGCGTTTTCCAGGCTGTCGCTGGTGCGGATCAGTGAACGGATGATCGCGACGCCGGCGGTGGCGTTGTCGTACGGATCCAGCAGGTTCAGCTGGCGCCCGACGAGGTCCGAGGCCCATTCGCCCGAGCTCGGGATCACCTGCATGGCGCCGATGGCGTTGGCGGGGGAGACCGAACGGTGGTCGAAGCTGGACTCCTGGAAGGAGAAGGCCATGGCCAGGGCCGGATCCACGCCCATTTCGACTGCGGTCTGCGCGACGATCTGCTGCATCTCGGCCCGGCTGGGCACTGCTGCCGCATTCAGCGCGTGCTTGTTGACGTTGGCATCGGCCACGACCTGGTCGGGGTAGGTGTAGTGCAGGAAGGTGTTGGAGACCAGGTCGGCCGGAGCACCCTCGGCCGGTGCGGCCTGGACCGGCGCGGAGGCCAGCGTCGTGACGCCCGAGGCGCCCGGCAGGGCGACGACGTCGCCCGGGTGCAGGATCGAGGAACCGTTCAGCGAGTTGGCGGCCATGAGCTCGCTGACGCTGACTCCGTGGCGGGCGGCAATACCGGTGAGGGTGTCGCCGGCGACGACGGTGTGGCCTGCGGCGGCCGCCGGAGCCGCCGGAGCAGCGGCCGACGGCGCGGCCGGAGCGGCTGATCCGCCGGAGACGCTGATCTGCTGGCCGGGGCGGATGATCGACGTCATCGTCAATCCGTTTCCGGCCAGGACGGACTCGAGGCTGACGCCGTGGGCGGCAGCGATGGCACTGAGGGTGTCGCCGGCTTCAACGGTGTAGGTGCCTGCAGAGGCGGGCGCAGCAGGAGCCTCGGCGGCGGGAGCGGAGCTGCCGCCGGTGGGCAGGCGCAGTTCCTCGCCCGCGAAAATCAGGGCGGTGGGCTGCAGGTTGTTGTGGCGCAGCACATCCGCCACGGAGAGGCCGTACTGGGCGGCAATCGAGGTGACGGTGTCGCCGGCCTTGATCTGGTGCGTGGCAGGAACGCTGGATTCCGTGGCAATGGTGAAGGGAATCTGCGAGGCCAGGGCAGAGGGCGCCATAACGTTGGTGGTTCCGGCAGTCAGGTTCTTGATGGCCTGGAGCGGAAGCTGCGGGAAGAGAGTGGCATCCGGGCTGACGGGAGCTGCCTGGGCCGGTTCGGCAAGCGCGAGGCCGGACATCATGACGGCCGGAATGGCGGCCGTGGTCACGGCAACACTGAGCTTGCGGGGCATTCCCTTTGAGGTGGAACGCGGGGAATTGCTTCCCTGAATCGACTGAGCAGTCATAAAGGGGTGTTTCCTCATCTGTAGACGGCGCGGCCTTTACCGCAACTCGTATAAACCATTACCAAGTAGTGGTGCGAGTGTGACAGAAGTGGTTTCTGTGACCTAAGCGAATTTACACCACTGACTGGTTTGGACAATAACTAAGTAGTTACAGCTCGGTACCTAAGTAGTCACGGCGAGGTAACTGCCGGCCGGCAGCGAGTCGAAACTGGCTCCGGACGGCGTTCTCGTGGGAACCTAGGGGAGTGACTGAACTTGAGGAACTTGTTTCCGACTGGCTGACCTTGCCCGATGTGGCTGAAAAACTGAATGTGTCGATTACCAAGGTGCACAGCATGCTCGAAGAGCGTGCGCTTGTGGCCGTGCGGCTGGGGGAGCGCAAGATCCGCAGCATCCCCGCTGCCTTTGTTGTTGACGGCGCTGTCCTGGACAGTCTGAAGGGCACCATCTCGGTGCTTAATGACGCAGGCTACAGCGACGTGGAAATGGTCCGCTGGCTGTTCACCGCGGATGACTCCCTTCCGGGCCGCCCGGTGGATGCCCTCCGCGAAGGACGGAAGACGGAAATCCGCCGCCGCGCCCAGGCGCTGGGCTGGTAGCCGACCTGAACTAAACAGCAGCACCTGAACAAAACAGCACCTGAACAAAAACAGCAGCGGCCCCCGTCCGACGGGGGCCGCTGCTGCACTCTGGTCCTCAGGCCGAGCGGTTGACCGCGGCGTGGGCCAGTGCGCTCAGCGCTGCGCGGGTTACGTCGTCCACCGGAAGTTGTTCCAGGGCATCGAACGCGGCCTGGGTGTGGCCCTCGATGAGGGTCTCCGTGGCCGCCAGCGCACCCGACTCCTGGATCAGTCCGCGCAGGGCGGCTACTCCGTCGTCGTCCAGATCGGCCCGGCCCAGGCCCTCGGCCATCGCGTCGCGGGCGGAGGGGCCGCCGAACGTCAGGGCATAGGCCACCAGGACGGTGCGTTTGCCTTCCCGCAGGTCGTCGCCCGCAGGCTTTCCGGTCTGCTCCGGATCGCCGAAGACGCCCAGGACGTCGTCGCGCAGCTGGAAGGCCTCGCCGAGGGGCAGCGCAAACCGCGAGTACCAATCCAGCAGTTCTGCCGACGCGCCTGCAAGCGCTCCGCCGAGGGTCAGCGGGTGCTCCGTGGTGTATTTCGCCGATTTGTAGCGGAGGATGTTGCGGGCCCGCACGACGGCGCGCTCCGGTTCGTGGGTGGGGCCCACCACCTCTTCAAGGATGTCCAGGTACTGTCCGGCCATCACCTCGGTGCGCATCCGGTTGAAAATGCGCCGGGCGCCGGTGCCGTGGGCTGCCTGGGCGCCCACGGCGGAGAACATTTCCTCGCTCAGGGACAGGCACAGGTCGCCGGCCAGGATGGCCGCGGAGGAACCGAAATGGGTCCCGTCCAGGTGCCACGCTGCCTGGCTGTGGGTGGCGCTGAACCGCCGGTGGACGCTGGGACCTCCACGCCGGGTGTCGGAGCGGTCGATGATGTCGTCGTGGATCAGCGCGGCACTTTGGAACAGTTCAAGGGCCACACCCGAGCGGACCGCCGGGGCGCCCAGCTCCGCTCCGCCGGCTCCGCGCCAGCCCCAGTAGTTCAGCAGCGCCCGCAGCCGCTTGCCGCCCTGGGCCAGGGACGAAACGGCGTCCAGGAGAGGCAGTGATTCCATCGAGACGTCCTGAAGCACCAGCTGCTGCTCCGCCAGGAAGCCATCCAGCTCAGCGCCCAGGACTTTTCGGTATTCGGCCTGCTCCCGGGCGGCTTCCGCCTCGGGCGACCCGGGGTGCACCATCACGCGGCCCTACTTGGCCGGCTCGGCGAGGGTGTTCACGCTGACCGTGTAGGTGGCCGTGCCCTCCCGGGGAACCACTGTCACGTTGGCGATTTCTTCGCCGCCGGAGCGGACGAACTGCCGCAGCGTGGCGCTTCCCTGGTTCTCCGCCTCGGTGGGCGTAAAGCCCTGGGCGGTGAACTCGGCGGCGTAGTACGCCAGCACGGCATCCGTGCTGGCGCTGGTCGTTGCGGTCAGGGAGGCGGTGAAAAGCTTGTCATCCGTTTCGAAGCTGGTGGCGAGCGGGGTTGAATCCGGCATGATCGGCAGCACATCGGTGGGGAAACCCGGCGCAATGGGCGGTGCGCTGGCGGTGGCAGACGGCGAGGGTGATCCGCTCGGGGTGCCGGAGGCCGACGGCGTGGCCGTAGCGGACGCAGAGGGTGAGGCTGCCGCCGAGGTGGACCCGGTTGAGCCGGAATCTCCGGCTTCGTTGTCCGCTGCACAGCCTGCGGCGGCAAGCAGCAGGGCTGCGGCGGTCAGTGCGATCAAGGGCTTCTTCATGGGTATCCGCATCTGGTGGGGGATCAGAATCTGGTTCCCAGTCTAGGCGAAGCCCTAACGTGGGACCGGTTGTCTACCATGTAGGGGTGAGCACCGGCCCCAGAGAAAACCGCGACTGCACCATCATGCACGTGGATATGGACGCCTTCTATGTATCGGTTGAGCTGCTTAAACGCCCCGAGCTGGCAGGCCGTCCCATCATCGTGGGCGGGCTCGGCGGCCGGTCGGTTGTCCTGTCCGCCTCATATGAGGCGCGCCGTTATGGCGTGCATTCAGCCATGCCCATGTCCGTGGCGTACCGGCAGTGTCCGCAGGCCATTGTCCTGGAGCCGCACCAGGAGGATTACCGCGAGGTGTCCGGACGGCTGATGGGCATCTTCGAGTCCATTACTCCCTTGGTGGAGCCCCTGAGCGTTGATGAGGCGTTCCTTGATATTGCCGGAGCGATGCGGCTGCTCGGACCGCCGCGGGAGATCGGGGAACTGATCCGCCGGCGCGTCGCTGCCGAGCTGGGTATCACCGCCAGCGTGGGGATCGCCGCCACAAAATTCGTAGCCAAAATCGCCTCAACCCGGTCCAAGCCGGACGGGCTGCTGCTGATCCCGCGCAGCGAAACTGTTGCCTATCTGCACACCCTGGACGTTTCGGCCCTGTGGGGAGTAGGGGCCAAAACCCGCGAAACCCTGGCCCGGGTGGGGATCTCAACCGTTGAAGATGTTGCCCGCACCCCGGTGAGTGTCCTCAAGCGCCTGCTCGGGGCCACTGGTGAGCACGTCTATGAGCTGGCCTGGGGAAGGGATCCGCGGGCAGTGACTCCCGTGCGCCGGGAGAAGAGCATCGGTGCCGAAGAAACGTTCGCCCGGGACGTGGACGACGACGACACCCTGCATACCGAACTCCTTCGGCTCGCGCATAAAACCGCAGCCCGGCTGCGTGCTGCGGGATTGCAGACCCGGGCGGTCTCGCTGAAGCTGCGCTACGCGGACTTCACCACCCTCACCCGGACCAGGACCCTGCGCGAACCGGTGGACAGCGCCCAGCTGATTTATGAGGAGACGCGCGCGCTGCTGACAGTGCTGGGTCCGCGCCGGATGAGCGTGCGCCTGATCGGGCTGCGGGCCGAGCGGCTGGAAGCGGCGGAAGGGGCAGCCGTGCAGCTGACGCTGGATGGCCGCGACGACAATTGGCGGCAGGCCGAGGATGCATTGGACAAGATCAATGCCCGCTTTGGCGAGCTTGGCGTCATGCCGGCACGCCTCCTTGGTCCCGCACGCCGGGGCAGGGCCGGTGGGACTGCGGGTCCGGAACCCGGCCCTGGCGTGCAGCGCGGCTAAGCCCTAGGCGGAATGGCTACCCCACTATCGCCGTCTGCTTTCCCCTGACCCCGATGGCACCTATCCTAAGACGTAAGCACAACAGCGTTTCTGTCCGGGTCCTCGGTCCAGGCGTTCCTCAGGGCTTTGGGGCTCCGCCGCAGTCATCGGGATTCTGACGGCGGGAACCGCCCCGGTACCGGGAACGTTGGTTGGGTTACATGGGAATTTTCGGACCGCAAGGAGGCAGTAATGGCACTCTCGGAACACGAGCAGCGCTTGCTGGACCAGCTGGAGCAGCAATTACACGCCGAGGACCCAAAATTTGCGAACTCGATGGCCACCCCGGCAGGCTCCGGGATGTCGACCCGGCGGATAGTGTTGGGAGCCCTGGTGGCAGTCGCCGGCATCGGACTGCTCCTTGGGGGCGTCGCTTCGGACACTCCGTTCAGCCTGATTCTGGGGATTCTGGGCTTCCTGGTGATGGGAGCGGGTGTCTACTACGCAACGACGCGCGGCAAGAAGGGCGTCCCGGCTAACTCGCCGGCCGGCCGGAAAGAGCGCGAAGCAAGCACGTCCAAGAACTTCATGAGCAACTTGGAAAACAAATGGGATGAGCGCAAGCGCGATCAGTAAGCGGCGGGGATGCCTCCATTTTCCTCCCCGGTCATTCCAGCAGTCGAATCAGCAGTCCCAAAGTCCACAACCGTAAATATCCGCAACCGATAGTTCCGCAGTCCTAAAAGACCCGCCGTGGCGGGTCTTTTTTGCGTTAACGCGGCGTTGGTTTTCCTGCTTCTGTACCTCTTGTATTTAAGGGCGTGGTTGAGGGAGGTCAAACTGCTGTGCCGGATACTGCTCCGTGAAGGAACCGGCGGCGGGTTTCGTCCTGGCGGGCTGCCCGGAGCCCTGTAGCCAGAGGAGCAACCGGCGGGACTGCCCCGGGACCAGAATCCCGG
This window harbors:
- a CDS encoding alpha/beta hydrolase, with the translated sequence MTSLPGAGAFSSAGHGGNASTGVLLSHGFTGSPVSLAAWARHLSDQGYAVSLPLLPGHGTTWQELARTSWERWYGAYDAAYEQLQGRTDRVVVAGLSMGGTLALRLAAHRPVAGVAVVNPGLTIDDPRARHAGWLKYIMRSVPAIANSIKLEGQDEGAYARTPVGGVHQLLRLFRDTTTTLPLITAPVLVFRSTVDPVVPESSMEVLRRRLGNRLEVVALENSYHVATMDHDAPLVFDRTHQFIQRISAGAAA
- a CDS encoding lysophospholipid acyltransferase family protein, which encodes MFYWVMKTIFIGPVVNLLFRPWVKGMDNVPETGPAVLVSNHLSFSDSIFLPLAVPRPVSFLAKSEYFTGKGLKGKLTAAFFRLANQLPMDRSGGAASASSLNAGVDVLENGGLLGIYPEGTRSPDGRLYRGKTGVAKLVLQTGVPVIPVAMIGTDKVQPIGRKIPNIRRIGIIVGEPLDFSRYAGMENDRFIQRSVTDEIMYELMRLSGQEYVDVYASTMKEKQAAARKVSKGAEARSAAVRLPESEAGSAGSAEAASTQETAGGPGGARTRKSVRKPGTVTSIGRRNPKPKAEGIEPEDTEPHSA
- a CDS encoding class II 3-deoxy-7-phosphoheptulonate synthase; protein product: MTYTPVDDAFDSSITARPGAADYPGLDDWRTLPVKQQPTWQEHRGYSAAIAELSKVPPLVFAGEVDILRSRLAAAAQGEAFLLQGGDCAETFDDATADKISARVKTILQMAVVLTYGASLPVIKMGRMAGQFAKPRSSNDETRSGVTLPAYRGDMVNGYDFTPESREHDPARMVRAYHTSASTLNLIRAFTQGGFADLRLVHHWNKGFTANPAHSRYESLAREIDRAVRFMDACGTDFEALKRVEFFASHEALLLDYERALTRIDSRTGFPYDTSAHFLWIGERTRDLDSAHVDFLSKVRNPIGVKLGPNTKPEDALALIDKLDPEREPGRLTFITRMGAQNIREKLPPLVERVTASGAKVLWVTDPMHGNTVTSPNGYKTRNFDDVMDEVRGFFEVHNALGTFPGGLHVEMTGDDVAECLGGADPVDQEAFVEGYESVCDPRLNHMQSLEMAFLVAGALSRKGQ
- a CDS encoding Stk1 family PASTA domain-containing Ser/Thr kinase — its product is MHEPVNDPFVGSVVDERYLVLSRIARGGMSTVYLATDQRLDRNVALKVLDPHLAADRGFLGRFEREAKSAARLSHPHVVGVLDQGFSDNLAYLVMEYVPGKTLRELLETRTRLTPRLALALLDAVVDGLAAAHDAGLIHRDVKPENVLLADNGSIKIADFGLARAVSTSTNTGTLVGTVAYLAPELVTGTGADERSDVYSVGIMLYEMLTGRQPFTGTAPIQVAFQHVHSTVPAPSVACPGLAEDLDELVQWCTAPEPDNRPVNGRALLGELRHIRTSLSDEQLDFHCPEPAGGAAGTGSNATEAMDSAATTALPRPPSGATEVLSAAGATERVQDQGAGSYPTEVIRRTDNATSVFPGYAGGAAGTEYDDGAAGYDDGDHQPSGDAVAPASRAERRQARRDLKAEQRRDTRDAHRPEVSLRGGRPRRRGALLVVLAVLLVAAALFTGWFFGRGPGAVVAIPDVANVSEEAAQALLSGEGLRYSTNEIHDEVVAAGLAVGTDPDAPGEIRRYQPLTLLISKGPELFDVPNVVQRTVEAGSENITDAGLTVGAVTEEHSETVETGKIISQFPAPDTQLRRDTAVNLVVSLGPAPVQVPSVVGKTQDEAVQLLENAGLTADVLPAQVNSREIPAGSVAVQAPASGLVERGSAVALTISKGPVMVSVPNVVRQSPDEARAQLEGLGFQVQISELLGGLLGIIQSQDPSGGSTAPEGSVINLRVV
- a CDS encoding LysM peptidoglycan-binding domain-containing protein, which produces MTAQSIQGSNSPRSTSKGMPRKLSVAVTTAAIPAVMMSGLALAEPAQAAPVSPDATLFPQLPLQAIKNLTAGTTNVMAPSALASQIPFTIATESSVPATHQIKAGDTVTSIAAQYGLSVADVLRHNNLQPTALIFAGEELRLPTGGSSAPAAEAPAAPASAGTYTVEAGDTLSAIAAAHGVSLESVLAGNGLTMTSIIRPGQQISVSGGSAAPAAPSAAAPAAPAAAAGHTVVAGDTLTGIAARHGVSVSELMAANSLNGSSILHPGDVVALPGASGVTTLASAPVQAAPAEGAPADLVSNTFLHYTYPDQVVADANVNKHALNAAAVPSRAEMQQIVAQTAVEMGVDPALAMAFSFQESSFDHRSVSPANAIGAMQVIPSSGEWASDLVGRQLNLLDPYDNATAGVAIIRSLIRTSDSLENAIGSYYQGQYSVTTQGMYDDTRGYVASVLAHRQSFL
- a CDS encoding Rv2175c family DNA-binding protein yields the protein MTELEELVSDWLTLPDVAEKLNVSITKVHSMLEERALVAVRLGERKIRSIPAAFVVDGAVLDSLKGTISVLNDAGYSDVEMVRWLFTADDSLPGRPVDALREGRKTEIRRRAQALGW
- a CDS encoding polyprenyl synthetase family protein; the protein is MVHPGSPEAEAAREQAEYRKVLGAELDGFLAEQQLVLQDVSMESLPLLDAVSSLAQGGKRLRALLNYWGWRGAGGAELGAPAVRSGVALELFQSAALIHDDIIDRSDTRRGGPSVHRRFSATHSQAAWHLDGTHFGSSAAILAGDLCLSLSEEMFSAVGAQAAHGTGARRIFNRMRTEVMAGQYLDILEEVVGPTHEPERAVVRARNILRYKSAKYTTEHPLTLGGALAGASAELLDWYSRFALPLGEAFQLRDDVLGVFGDPEQTGKPAGDDLREGKRTVLVAYALTFGGPSARDAMAEGLGRADLDDDGVAALRGLIQESGALAATETLIEGHTQAAFDALEQLPVDDVTRAALSALAHAAVNRSA
- the dinB gene encoding DNA polymerase IV; the encoded protein is MSTGPRENRDCTIMHVDMDAFYVSVELLKRPELAGRPIIVGGLGGRSVVLSASYEARRYGVHSAMPMSVAYRQCPQAIVLEPHQEDYREVSGRLMGIFESITPLVEPLSVDEAFLDIAGAMRLLGPPREIGELIRRRVAAELGITASVGIAATKFVAKIASTRSKPDGLLLIPRSETVAYLHTLDVSALWGVGAKTRETLARVGISTVEDVARTPVSVLKRLLGATGEHVYELAWGRDPRAVTPVRREKSIGAEETFARDVDDDDTLHTELLRLAHKTAARLRAAGLQTRAVSLKLRYADFTTLTRTRTLREPVDSAQLIYEETRALLTVLGPRRMSVRLIGLRAERLEAAEGAAVQLTLDGRDDNWRQAEDALDKINARFGELGVMPARLLGPARRGRAGGTAGPEPGPGVQRG
- a CDS encoding DUF3040 domain-containing protein, whose protein sequence is MALSEHEQRLLDQLEQQLHAEDPKFANSMATPAGSGMSTRRIVLGALVAVAGIGLLLGGVASDTPFSLILGILGFLVMGAGVYYATTRGKKGVPANSPAGRKEREASTSKNFMSNLENKWDERKRDQ